From the Candidatus Protochlamydia phocaeensis genome, one window contains:
- a CDS encoding beta-ketoacyl-ACP synthase III, giving the protein MTSRLIARITGLGSYLPERILANKDLEKMVDTNDEWIVSRTGMRERRLAAPDEFPSDMGAQAAQKALKSAGLQVDQLDMIIVATMSPDYISPSTANLIQAKIGARQAAAMDIQAACSGFLYGLSLAKAYIESKIYRNVLVVASEKMSAFIDYQDRSTCVLFGDGAAAAIIAAEGEGLSIDAICLGADGELANLVLIPAGGSRHPASHETISERLHYFKMTGNEVFKHAVRRMSAAARDCLNQAGLEETDVSWLVPHQANKRIIDAIAKNFNIPEAKVYQTVHKYGNTSASSIAIALDELMQEQEFEEGEHLLLTAFGGGLTWGASILTKVTG; this is encoded by the coding sequence ATGACAAGTCGTTTAATAGCGCGCATAACGGGTTTAGGCTCTTATCTTCCCGAACGTATTTTGGCGAATAAAGATTTAGAAAAAATGGTAGATACAAACGATGAGTGGATTGTATCTCGAACCGGAATGCGCGAGCGGCGATTAGCTGCGCCCGATGAATTTCCTTCAGATATGGGAGCGCAGGCTGCCCAAAAAGCTTTAAAATCAGCGGGATTGCAAGTCGATCAGTTAGATATGATTATTGTCGCAACAATGAGTCCCGATTACATTTCTCCCAGTACAGCTAATTTAATACAGGCAAAAATAGGGGCGCGGCAAGCAGCTGCAATGGATATTCAAGCGGCTTGCTCAGGGTTTCTTTATGGCTTATCCTTAGCAAAAGCCTATATAGAATCAAAAATTTATCGAAACGTGCTCGTTGTGGCAAGTGAGAAAATGTCCGCATTTATTGATTATCAAGATCGTTCCACTTGCGTTTTATTCGGGGATGGAGCGGCGGCGGCCATCATTGCAGCTGAGGGAGAAGGCTTAAGTATTGATGCGATCTGTCTTGGGGCAGACGGGGAATTAGCCAATTTGGTTCTTATTCCAGCCGGAGGATCGCGGCATCCCGCTTCTCATGAAACAATTTCTGAAAGGCTGCATTATTTTAAAATGACAGGCAATGAAGTTTTTAAGCATGCGGTCAGGCGCATGAGCGCTGCAGCGCGCGATTGCTTGAATCAAGCCGGACTGGAGGAGACCGATGTCAGCTGGCTGGTCCCTCATCAAGCCAATAAGCGAATTATTGATGCGATTGCTAAAAATTTTAATATTCCCGAAGCAAAAGTCTATCAGACTGTTCATAAATATGGTAATACTTCAGCTTCCAGCATTGCCATTGCTTTAGACGAACTCATGCAAGAGCAAGAATTTGAAGAGGGAGAACATCTCCTGCTAACAGCATTTGGAGGCGGATTAACCTGGGGGGCTTCCATCCTCACCAAAGTGACAGGATAA